In Nakamurella alba, the genomic window CGGTCCGCTGCGGGACGTCGAAGTCGGCCTCCTCCATCCGGTACAGGTACTCGTAGTGGGTGGGCAGCGAGCGCCCGCCGACGGCTGGGTCGAAGGCCAGTGCGCCCCAACCGCTGTCGTAGCGCAGCCGCTCCCAGTCCCGGGTGGCATCGGTGTACCGGTGCTCCTCCTCCTCGGTCCAGTTCTCGAAGACCGCGACCGCATCGGACCCGCTGCCCCATCGCGTCGAGGTGTCACGCGGTGCCGCGACCTCGGCGAGCCAGCCACGCGCGGCGCGGCGGAACTCCTCTGGCGTCGGCACGATCGTCTCAGCGGACATGGCTGTTCCCTCCCGGCAGTCCGAGCAGATCGGCGATCTGCAGCCGGATCTCGTGCGCCGATCCGAACAGGCCGGCCGATGCGCGCACCCGCCGGACGTACCGGTGCGCGGGATGTTCCCAGGTGAACCCGATCCCGCCGTGCAGCTGGACGTACTCCTTGACCGCCAGGGCGGCGGCATTCCCGGCGGTCAGCTGCGCTGCGGCCGCGGTCACCGGCAGCAGCTCGGGCGCCCCGACCGCGCAGGCCGCGGCGAGCGCCACTGCCGACCGGGCCGCCTCGAGCTCCACCAGCAGATCGGCGAGCCGGTGCTTGACGGCCTGGAAGGAGCCGATGGGGCGGCCGAACTGCTGCCGGCCGGTCACGTAGGCCACCGTCTCGCGCAGGGCATGATCGGTGATCCCGACCGACTCGGCGGCCAGGGCGATGCTGCCGATGGCCAGCGCGGGGTCGAGATCCGCCTCCCGGGCGAGTATCCGGGCGGGGACATCGGTGAGATCGAGCCGCACCAGCGGCCGGGTCGGGTCCAGCACCGTCAGACCGGTCCGGGTGATGCCGTCGGCATCCCCGGCACAGCAGACCAGCACGGGCGTACCTGCGGTGTCGGTCGCGACGAGCAGGACCAGGTCGGCGTCAGGGTCGAGCACCGGCCCGGCCGACCCGGTGACCCGGTCGCCCTCGAGCGTCACCGAGCTGTGCTGCGGCAGAGCGAGTGTCGCCCGGAGCGAGCCGTCGGCGATGCCCGGCAGCAGATCTGCCGCATCCGGCAGACCGGCCAGCACC contains:
- a CDS encoding acyl-CoA dehydrogenase family protein; its protein translation is MPTTTTTGPVTPDIAGLQVDPGLLARGEEQVALAGMARDVLSGSAGQGWAELAALGLVGLLIPEEAGGSGGDARDLAVVMEAAGATLSDAPLLSGAFAVAVLAGLPDAADLLPGIADGSLRATLALPQHSSVTLEGDRVTGSAGPVLDPDADLVLLVATDTAGTPVLVCCAGDADGITRTGLTVLDPTRPLVRLDLTDVPARILAREADLDPALAIGSIALAAESVGITDHALRETVAYVTGRQQFGRPIGSFQAVKHRLADLLVELEAARSAVALAAACAVGAPELLPVTAAAAQLTAGNAAALAVKEYVQLHGGIGFTWEHPAHRYVRRVRASAGLFGSAHEIRLQIADLLGLPGGNSHVR